A region from the Kribbella shirazensis genome encodes:
- a CDS encoding SDR family oxidoreductase → MMQRDDGLKGQLVVVLGGSSGIGLETARLAGAAGARLVLTARNRERLEEAAGDVGADTVATVDLGDPPAVDAFFAGLPRIDHVLVSGSGPFYAPIMDLDFEQARRFVDEHVVGALRIARLCSGRVRGGGSLTFISGTGARRPGVGLSMAAIATVALSALTANAALELAPLRVNAVAAGFVDTPLSARLLGEGLDERRAELRATLPIGRVVGPQDVAGLIVHLMTNSALTGATYDVDGGQQLLRN, encoded by the coding sequence ATGATGCAACGGGATGACGGCCTGAAAGGACAGCTCGTCGTCGTGCTCGGCGGAAGTTCTGGTATCGGTCTGGAGACTGCGCGGCTGGCCGGGGCGGCCGGCGCCCGCCTGGTCCTCACCGCACGCAACCGCGAGCGTCTCGAGGAGGCCGCCGGTGATGTCGGGGCGGACACCGTGGCGACAGTGGACCTCGGCGACCCGCCGGCGGTCGACGCGTTCTTCGCCGGCCTGCCGCGGATCGATCACGTGCTGGTCAGTGGAAGCGGTCCGTTCTATGCGCCGATCATGGACCTCGACTTCGAGCAGGCACGGCGTTTCGTCGACGAGCACGTGGTCGGCGCGCTGCGCATCGCCCGGCTGTGCAGCGGCAGGGTCCGCGGCGGCGGCTCGCTGACGTTCATCAGCGGAACCGGCGCCCGGCGTCCCGGGGTCGGTCTGAGTATGGCCGCGATCGCCACGGTCGCGCTGTCCGCGCTGACCGCCAACGCCGCGCTCGAGCTCGCTCCGCTGCGGGTCAACGCCGTCGCGGCCGGCTTCGTCGACACCCCGCTGTCCGCGCGGCTGCTGGGCGAAGGGCTCGACGAACGCCGTGCGGAACTACGGGCGACGCTGCCGATCGGGCGCGTCGTCGGTCCGCAGGACGTGGCGGGGCTCATCGTCCACCTGATGACCAACAGTGCGTTGACAGGTGCGACGTACGACGTGGACGGCGGCCAGCAGCTCCTGCGGAACTAA